A stretch of the Malus domestica chromosome 08, GDT2T_hap1 genome encodes the following:
- the LOC103449956 gene encoding LOW QUALITY PROTEIN: cysteine-rich receptor-like protein kinase 29 (The sequence of the model RefSeq protein was modified relative to this genomic sequence to represent the inferred CDS: inserted 2 bases in 1 codon; substituted 1 base at 1 genomic stop codon) has product MVSSRLIRLFFLCTQILLLIINVNFTQALLGPRDVPIFHCSNNKGNYTTGSTYQTNLNGLLFDLHSYNNGYGFFNSSRGENIDRVYAIVLCRGLIKEDICSKCLTDVANYLREHCTNQKEATGWQNDCMLRYSNRSIYGMMETNPDLYLKDVETLSVSTGLDAFSQESSHLLNRLGQKAATGGDLRKFATGNASLPSSDIPIYGLVQCTPELSEQSCIDCLNYTFRMFGSCCSVSVRVRIVKPTCGSRYEIYPFFNDTTETPPANTASPGGKKSNTSQTVIITVVTVVISLLLIISICIYSESEEDEGKTWSFWFHIASLSCKEADEILDTEALQFDLGSIRTATNNFSEANKLGRGGFGAVYRGRFLNQEDIAVKRLSKDSAQGDIEFKNEVTLVAKFQHRILVRLLGFCLEGNERLLIYEFVPNASLDHFIFDPARRTHLDWDSRYKMIFGIGRGLLYLHEDSHLKIIHRDLKASNILLDVEMQPKIADFGMARLFDLDQTXGDTSXVVGTFSYMAPEYVMRGHFSLSMSNVYSFGVLILEIITGQKNSSFRHSGNVEDLLSYAWKSWKEDTASNLIDPMLKSGSIPETMRCIHIGLLRVQQNIADRPTSILFFFNKL; this is encoded by the exons atGGTTTCATCGAGATTAATCAGATTATTCTTCCTTTGTACACAAATTTTGTTACTCATCATCAACGTTAATTTCACTCAAGCCCTGCTTGGACCTCGTGATGTTCCAATATTCCACTGTTCTAACAACAAAGGTAACTACACCACTGGCAGCACCTATCAAACAAACCTCAATGGCCTCCTCTTTGACTTACACTCTTACAACAACGGCTATGGCTTTTTCAATTCCTCCCGTGGCGAAAACATTGACAGAGTTTATGCAATCGTGCTCTGTCGAGGACTAATTAAAGAGGACATTTGCAGTAAGTGCCTTACTGATGTTGCAAACTATCTAAGGGAACATTGTACTAATCAGAAGGAGGCAACTGGATGGCAGAACGATTGTATGTTACGCTACTCAAACCGCTCCATATACGGCATGATGGAAACTAATCCAGATTTATACCTGAAAGATGTTGAAACTTTATCTGTATCGACAGGCTTGGATGCGTTCAGTCAGGAGAGCTCTCACTTACTGAATCGACTAGGACAAAAAGCAGCAACGGGTGGTGATCTTCGTAAATTTGCAACAGGAAACGCAAGCCTTCCAAGTTCTGATATACCAATCTATGGACTTGTTCAGTGCACCCCAGAATTATCCGAGCAAAGTTGTATTGATTGCTTAAATTATACTTTCAGAATGTTTGGATCATGTTGTAGCGTATCAGTTCGTGTGAGAATTGTGAAACCAACCTGTGGCTCAAGGTATGAAATTTACCCCTTTTTTAACGATACAACTGAGACACCACCGGCCAATACTGCGAGTCCAGGAG GAAAGAAGAGTAATACTTCTCAGACTGTCATCATTACGGTTGTCACGGTTGTTATTTCCCTGCTACTAATTATATCGATCTGCATTTATTCTGAgagtgaagaagatgaagggaaAACTTGGAG TTTTTGGTTTCATATTGCATCTCTCTCATGTAAAGAAGCAGATGAAATTCTTGATACAGAAGCCTTGCAGTTCGACCTTGGCTCCATAAGAACGGCTACAAATAACTTTTCTGAAGCAAATAAGCTTGGAAGAGGTGGATTTGGTGCTGTTTACAGG GGTAGGTTTTTGAACCAAGAAGATATAGCGGTTAAAAGGCTTTCTAAAGATTCTGCACAAGGAGATATAGAATTTAAAAATGAGGTCACGTTAGTAGCCAAATTTCAACATCGCATTTTAGTTAGGCTCCTTGGTTTCTGCTTGGAAGGAAACGAAAGGCTTCTTATCTATGAGTTTGTCCCGAATGCAAGCCTCGATCATTTCATATTTG ATCCAGCCAGGCGCACACATTTGGACTGGGATAGTCGCTACAAGATGATATTTGGAATTGGGAGAGGACTCCTTTACCTTCATGAAGATTCTCATCTTAAAATAATTCATCGTGATTTGAAAGCAAGTAATATTTTGTTAGATGTAGAAATGCAACCCAAGATTGCAGATTTTGGCATGGCAAGACTGTTTGATCTTGATCAAAC AGGTGATACCAGTTGAGTTGTAGGGACGTT TAGTTACATGGCTCCTGAGTATGTAATGCGTGGGCACTTTTCT CTATCAATGTCTAATGTGTATAGCTTCGGTGTGTTAATTTTGGAGATAATTACTGGACAGAAAAATAGTTCTTTCCGTCATAGTGGGAACGTGGAGGACCTTCTAAGCTAT GCATGGAAAAGTTGGAAGGAGGACACGGCTTCAAATTTAATAGATCCCATGTTGAAGAGTGGTTCAATACCAGAAACAATGAGATGCATCCACATAGGATTATTACGTGTGCAACAAAATATAGCTGATAGGCCAAccagcattttattttttttcaataaattgtaa